The Flavobacterium piscisymbiosum genome includes a region encoding these proteins:
- a CDS encoding DUF262 domain-containing protein, with protein MNANYTLLDILNNNITIYNKDTNQLEPLVIENGIEIPMIQRDYAQGRLDDKTIFIREKFLKDIYDVLKSNQEGNNTSLKLDFVYGYIENSAFIPLDGQQRLTTLYIIHWFLAFKDKDDFSAIGLDKFNYKTRQSAKEFFKSINNFENQNKIKKECANNFNKLISVIKNQPWYNLKWDFDPTVKGILTTLTDVINIFSDISFSTLTQAEQKPLSFHFLKIDEYGLGDNLYIKMNARGKPLSDFENFKASFENIISNKTEISKEFIRKIDGIWLDSFWEYSLKSLPQIEVTEDIESITKKCDSLILEIIKKFTEYLYFKNNIGENYDFKDSNLEKIYSSEDNLHLLNSFLDLLCSQNYSEWETYFEGLFSDKKAKNKVSTNQTTLNFVQKIFDKASFSHFENLLFFSWLNFILRKQSITITDDLKDFIRITRNVINNINQKNKTSLETELRTDYYNEIIEIIDKIDISNPYKKLDLNSFSSRKRYIQYEINKYDLFKDDNVRKELLSEFEDHPTLRGLIFNFDLSPYKNEEIENIVANYYEMFRALNYRDIIRLLLCFGNYSVKLGNSNLGEFRFFGQNEKWHRVLASPDGEITPNFIELFKLFSKSKIENWNEFVENNVSNYIQQYENNWLWYCLKNEYKMILDHPIFTKNSENKIEIFYNQSLNSYHNNPFVFWFRYHCPIEIKKNIDEQNSSAQYTNYSRLYLKNGVQLEQYNNSWLIYNLNIDFKDSRIYYNEEKGYFVLECQNLIADLIPYIELLNTTNRSPSTLSKKLLTE; from the coding sequence ATGAATGCTAATTATACACTTTTAGACATATTGAATAACAATATAACGATATACAATAAGGATACTAATCAATTAGAACCTTTGGTTATCGAAAATGGAATAGAAATTCCAATGATTCAACGTGATTATGCACAAGGGAGGTTAGATGATAAAACAATTTTTATTAGAGAAAAATTTTTAAAAGATATTTATGATGTACTAAAGTCAAATCAAGAAGGAAATAACACTTCCCTAAAATTAGATTTTGTTTATGGATATATTGAAAATAGTGCTTTCATTCCACTAGACGGACAACAAAGACTAACCACCTTATATATCATACATTGGTTTCTTGCCTTTAAAGATAAAGATGATTTTAGCGCAATAGGACTTGATAAATTCAACTATAAAACAAGGCAATCCGCTAAAGAATTTTTTAAATCCATAAACAATTTTGAAAATCAAAATAAAATAAAAAAAGAATGTGCAAACAATTTTAACAAACTAATTTCAGTCATTAAAAACCAACCCTGGTACAATTTGAAATGGGATTTTGACCCGACTGTAAAAGGAATTTTAACCACATTAACTGATGTAATCAATATTTTTTCAGATATCTCTTTTTCAACCCTTACGCAAGCAGAACAAAAACCTCTATCATTTCATTTTTTAAAAATTGACGAATATGGTCTAGGAGATAATCTTTACATTAAGATGAATGCCAGAGGTAAACCTCTTTCTGATTTTGAAAACTTCAAAGCATCTTTTGAAAATATAATTTCAAATAAAACAGAAATTTCTAAAGAATTCATTCGTAAAATAGATGGTATCTGGCTGGATTCTTTCTGGGAATATTCATTAAAAAGTTTACCCCAAATTGAAGTAACAGAAGATATCGAGTCAATTACAAAGAAATGTGATAGCTTAATATTAGAAATTATAAAAAAGTTCACGGAATATCTATACTTTAAAAATAATATTGGTGAAAATTATGATTTCAAAGATAGTAATCTAGAAAAAATATACAGTTCAGAAGATAATCTGCATCTTTTGAATTCTTTTTTAGATTTGCTTTGCTCACAAAATTACAGCGAATGGGAAACTTATTTTGAAGGGCTCTTCTCAGATAAGAAGGCAAAAAACAAGGTATCTACTAACCAAACCACTTTGAACTTTGTTCAAAAAATATTTGATAAAGCATCCTTTTCACATTTTGAAAACTTACTTTTTTTTAGTTGGCTAAATTTCATTCTCAGAAAACAGTCTATCACTATAACTGATGACCTCAAAGACTTTATTAGGATCACTAGAAATGTTATCAATAATATCAATCAAAAAAACAAAACATCATTAGAAACAGAATTAAGAACAGATTATTATAATGAAATCATTGAAATCATTGATAAAATAGACATTTCAAATCCTTACAAAAAACTTGACTTAAATTCGTTTTCAAGTAGAAAACGATATATCCAATATGAAATAAACAAGTATGATCTATTTAAAGACGACAATGTAAGAAAAGAATTGTTATCGGAATTTGAAGATCATCCAACTCTGAGAGGGCTTATTTTTAACTTTGACTTGTCCCCATACAAAAATGAAGAAATTGAAAACATCGTAGCCAATTACTATGAAATGTTTCGCGCTTTAAATTACCGAGATATCATTCGATTATTATTATGCTTTGGTAACTATTCTGTAAAACTTGGGAATTCAAACCTCGGTGAGTTTAGGTTTTTTGGACAGAACGAAAAGTGGCATCGAGTTTTAGCTTCACCTGATGGGGAAATAACACCAAATTTTATTGAGTTGTTTAAATTGTTTTCAAAAAGCAAAATTGAGAATTGGAACGAATTTGTAGAAAATAATGTTAGTAATTATATTCAACAGTATGAAAACAATTGGTTATGGTATTGTCTGAAAAATGAATATAAAATGATACTAGATCATCCAATCTTTACAAAAAATAGTGAAAATAAAATTGAAATATTCTACAATCAAAGTTTAAATTCATACCATAATAACCCATTTGTCTTTTGGTTTAGATACCATTGTCCAATCGAAATTAAAAAAAATATTGACGAACAAAATTCTAGTGCTCAATATACTAATTACAGTCGCTTATACTTAAAAAATGGGGTACAGTTGGAGCAATACAATAATTCATGGCTAATTTATAACTTAAATATAGATTTTAAAGATTCCAGAATTTACTACAATGAAGAAAAGGGTTATTTTGTTTTAGAATGTCAAAATTTAATCGCTGATTTAATTCCTTATATCGAATTATTAAATACTACAAATCGAAGTCCCAGCACCCTAAGTAAGAAACTACTCACGGAATAG
- a CDS encoding DUF262 domain-containing protein produces MITTKKIKEINFSDQIYFIPSYQRGYRWENKQVIDLLEDIYEVFTSKQESYCLQPIVVSLIEPNKFEIIDGQQRLTTIYILLTRLKRFVDEKFQLDFEIRTNCTSFFKELDSGKLDYSNPDFAHISNAYFIINKWFEDKKNLRIDSNIELNMFQTLLEKVEVIWYDVEESNRQDLIKAFTRLNSGKIPLTNAELIKALFLSKANHGNQKIDPYSYQLDISNKWNQIEYALQDDTLWNFIIPNQINLPTRIDYIFKLIVQNRSHPVKDEYDVFRYYYPLYTHSIQTNKFDFITTNWEDVDLYFTIIQDWFQDHKYYHLIGLLIWDGVDILVLIKEYLKSTKSDFFKYLFTEIETKFCYHNLEELNYKTNYRNVEKMLVFFNVMESYHSNNTKFPFKQLKLKEIKWSLEHIHPQNAIDIRQNQYTQWLEDHLVIIKNTNTNNSYDELIIEIKDFIVSIKDTKSNKDFKSIFDEIATKILSTLSYEENNAENFATKSKISFEKLADEHHISNMALLDTRSNSSLGNTAFGVKRKAIINFDLKGVFVPVATKNSFLKYYSDYPKHLNYWTLEDKDDYISKIQNQINFVKNFKTETNEC; encoded by the coding sequence ATGATAACAACCAAAAAGATAAAAGAAATTAATTTCTCAGATCAGATATATTTCATCCCTTCCTATCAAAGGGGATACCGATGGGAAAACAAACAAGTAATCGATTTGTTAGAGGATATTTATGAAGTATTTACTTCTAAGCAGGAATCTTATTGTTTACAACCTATTGTCGTTAGCTTAATAGAACCAAATAAATTTGAAATTATCGATGGACAACAACGATTGACTACAATTTATATTTTACTTACACGTCTAAAAAGATTTGTCGATGAAAAATTTCAATTAGACTTTGAAATTAGAACGAATTGCACTTCATTTTTCAAAGAACTTGACAGTGGAAAACTTGATTATTCAAATCCAGATTTTGCACATATTTCAAATGCATATTTCATAATTAATAAATGGTTTGAAGACAAAAAAAACCTCAGAATTGATTCAAATATAGAATTGAATATGTTTCAAACTTTATTAGAAAAAGTTGAAGTAATATGGTATGATGTTGAAGAGAGTAATCGCCAAGATTTGATTAAAGCATTTACCCGATTAAATAGTGGTAAAATTCCACTAACAAATGCTGAATTGATAAAAGCATTATTTTTAAGTAAAGCAAATCATGGTAATCAAAAAATAGACCCTTATTCTTATCAATTAGATATCTCCAATAAATGGAATCAAATTGAATATGCCTTACAAGATGATACTTTATGGAACTTTATAATTCCTAATCAAATAAACTTACCAACTAGAATTGACTATATTTTTAAATTAATTGTCCAAAATAGATCCCATCCAGTTAAAGACGAATATGATGTATTTCGTTACTACTACCCCCTGTACACACACTCAATTCAGACCAATAAATTTGATTTTATAACAACAAACTGGGAGGACGTAGATCTATATTTCACCATTATTCAAGATTGGTTTCAGGATCATAAGTATTATCATTTAATTGGTTTACTTATTTGGGACGGTGTGGATATATTAGTACTAATAAAAGAATATTTAAAAAGTACAAAAAGTGATTTTTTTAAATATTTATTTACAGAAATTGAAACTAAATTTTGCTATCACAACCTGGAAGAATTAAACTATAAAACGAATTATAGAAATGTTGAAAAAATGTTGGTTTTTTTCAATGTAATGGAATCTTATCATTCCAACAATACTAAATTTCCTTTTAAACAGCTAAAACTTAAAGAAATAAAATGGAGTCTAGAACATATTCACCCCCAAAATGCTATTGATATTAGACAGAATCAATATACTCAATGGTTAGAAGATCATCTTGTAATAATAAAAAACACAAATACTAACAATTCATACGACGAGCTAATTATCGAAATTAAAGACTTTATTGTTAGCATAAAGGACACCAAAAGTAATAAAGATTTTAAATCAATCTTTGACGAAATAGCAACTAAAATACTAAGTACCTTATCTTATGAGGAAAACAATGCAGAAAATTTTGCCACAAAATCTAAAATATCTTTTGAGAAATTAGCAGATGAGCATCATATATCAAATATGGCTTTATTAGACACTAGAAGCAACTCTTCCCTTGGCAATACCGCTTTCGGCGTTAAAAGAAAGGCAATAATCAATTTTGATTTAAAAGGTGTATTTGTTCCCGTCGCTACAAAAAATTCATTTCTAAAGTATTATTCTGATTATCCAAAACACCTAAACTACTGGACTTTAGAAGATAAAGACGATTATATTTCCAAAATACAAAATCAAATAAATTTTGTAAAAAACTTTAAAACAGAAACTAATGAATGCTAA
- a CDS encoding JAB domain-containing protein, whose translation METSTKNWQMVSEVELVYKTRVKASERLQIKSSKEACNLLQSTWDQGKIEYFEQFKILFLNHSLKVLGLYEMSSGGITGTIVDIRMIFSAALKANATNLMIAHNHPSGNTTPSEADKAITKKIKQAGEILDIKLLDHLIITSESYYSFTDNGAL comes from the coding sequence ATGGAAACTAGCACTAAAAACTGGCAAATGGTCTCAGAAGTAGAACTTGTTTACAAAACAAGAGTAAAAGCATCTGAAAGACTTCAGATTAAATCCTCAAAAGAGGCCTGCAATTTACTACAATCCACTTGGGATCAAGGGAAAATTGAATACTTCGAGCAGTTTAAAATACTCTTCTTAAACCATTCGCTAAAAGTACTTGGTCTTTACGAAATGTCCTCAGGAGGTATCACAGGAACCATCGTAGATATTCGCATGATATTCTCGGCAGCCCTCAAAGCCAATGCCACCAACCTAATGATTGCCCATAATCATCCCTCAGGAAATACAACCCCGTCTGAAGCTGATAAAGCTATAACCAAAAAGATCAAACAGGCAGGGGAAATCCTCGATATAAAATTATTGGATCATCTGATCATTACCTCAGAATCCTATTATTCTTTTACAGATAATGGCGCCTTGTAA
- a CDS encoding DUF932 domain-containing protein, producing the protein MSHQIHFNEETQKHAFFSVKEKPWHNLGQIISDYPTSTEAIEHAGLNYEVIKTPLYTEYSENEKITVSDLYSTLRTDTQTVLGVVGKDYQIVQNKDAFSFFDSIVGGDGILYETAGALGKGERIFITAKLPDYIRVGKDDLIEKYLFLTTSHDGSGSITAAFTPIRIVCANTLNAALRTQTNTIRIRHTSNAQSRLEQAHKVMGISDQLSSDLGNIFNHWAKVRISDSEVKKLISLALAPSPVIVNQLKNDEIEELSSCFSNIIENAYQYALSDETQLMTTTEGTLFGAYNAVTGYFQNVRTYKDSEAKLKSLLLGGNAQLRSQSAFNLCQEFAKNGSSILN; encoded by the coding sequence ATGTCACATCAAATCCATTTTAACGAAGAAACACAAAAACATGCCTTCTTTTCTGTTAAAGAAAAACCTTGGCACAACTTAGGCCAAATTATCTCTGATTATCCCACCAGCACAGAAGCCATTGAGCATGCAGGACTAAACTATGAGGTGATTAAAACACCATTATATACAGAGTATAGTGAGAATGAAAAAATTACAGTATCCGATCTATACAGTACACTTAGAACAGATACCCAAACGGTATTGGGTGTTGTAGGTAAAGATTACCAAATCGTACAAAACAAAGATGCTTTTTCTTTTTTTGACAGTATTGTAGGAGGTGACGGAATCCTTTATGAAACCGCTGGCGCTTTGGGAAAAGGGGAACGTATTTTTATTACCGCAAAACTTCCCGACTACATTCGTGTGGGTAAAGACGACCTCATCGAAAAATATTTATTTCTCACCACCTCCCACGATGGCAGTGGCAGTATTACCGCCGCCTTCACTCCTATCCGTATTGTTTGCGCCAATACGCTTAATGCCGCCCTGCGCACTCAAACCAATACTATTCGCATTCGTCATACCAGCAATGCCCAATCTAGACTCGAACAAGCACACAAAGTCATGGGAATATCGGATCAATTATCCTCTGATTTAGGAAATATTTTTAACCATTGGGCAAAAGTACGCATCTCAGATAGCGAAGTAAAAAAACTTATTTCACTGGCCTTGGCACCGAGTCCGGTAATTGTAAATCAACTTAAAAATGATGAAATAGAAGAACTTTCGTCTTGTTTTTCTAATATTATCGAAAACGCCTATCAATACGCTTTGAGTGATGAAACTCAGCTCATGACTACCACCGAAGGAACACTTTTCGGGGCTTATAATGCTGTGACGGGGTACTTTCAAAACGTGAGAACCTACAAAGATTCAGAAGCCAAACTAAAATCTCTTTTATTAGGAGGTAATGCGCAACTGCGATCTCAAAGCGCTTTTAACCTCTGTCAGGAGTTTGCCAAAAACGGGAGCAGTATTTTAAATTAA
- a CDS encoding single-stranded DNA-binding protein gives MEITGRITKDATLVKISKDKQVVNFSIAINDAYKPKGSTEMKQIVTYINCDYWLSPKIVAYLKRGSQVSLFGRIGLSVYCNAEGKALGNLTFHVNHLKILVFAKKENDSSSTLIPPASPITEDKPDDLPF, from the coding sequence ATGGAAATCACTGGAAGAATTACCAAAGATGCCACACTGGTTAAAATCAGTAAGGACAAACAGGTGGTCAATTTTTCAATTGCCATCAACGATGCCTACAAACCAAAAGGCAGTACAGAAATGAAACAAATCGTAACCTATATCAATTGCGATTACTGGCTCAGTCCCAAAATAGTAGCCTATCTAAAAAGGGGATCTCAGGTCTCACTTTTCGGCAGAATCGGTTTAAGTGTGTATTGTAATGCAGAAGGAAAAGCTCTGGGAAATTTGACCTTTCATGTCAACCATCTTAAAATTTTGGTTTTTGCAAAAAAAGAGAATGACAGTTCCAGCACTTTGATCCCACCTGCCTCACCTATCACCGAGGACAAACCCGATGATCTTCCCTTTTAA
- the mobC gene encoding conjugal transfer protein MobC gives MQTGENDQALRKILDMTRLISILLLSIHFYYYGYLAFKNWQLVSPFSDRILHNINNTGIFHNFHRSKLFALGFLAISLLGAKGRKDEKLKYKMALYYILIGLLLYFISCILFLNFDQGECLIILYMIITSTGYLMILSGGTLLSRIIKRKLNNKDIFNKENETFPQEERLIENEYSVNLPARYHLKDKVRNSWINIINPFRALMVLGTPGSGKSYFVIRHVITQHIKKGFSMFVYDFKFDDLTIITYNTWLKYKHLYGVEPKFYIINFDDLSRTHRCNPLDPNSMTDITDATESARTILLGLNREWIKKQGDFFVESPINFLTAIIWYLRKYNDGEFCTLPHVIELMQMDYAGLFTLLRTEKEIEVLINPFVSAYLENVMDQLEGQVASAKISMARLSSAQLYYVLSGNDFTLDINNPLEPKIVCMGNNPQKIQTYGAVLSLYVSRLIKQVNQKEKLKSSLIFDEFPTIYLNNMDSLIATARSNKVATCLGIQDFSQLRKDYGREQADVILNITGNIISGQVTGDTAKQLSERFGKIMQDRESLSINSTDTSISRSKQLESAVPASKISSLSSGEFVGIVADNPDCKIELKTFHSEIINDHELLKKEHDVYQEIAPIRKIDNAMVQRNYLQIKQDIQDIVHAEMERLLSNPSLLHLILKKDNSN, from the coding sequence ATGCAGACGGGAGAAAATGATCAGGCACTTAGAAAAATTTTAGATATGACAAGGCTTATAAGTATATTGCTTTTAAGCATACATTTTTATTATTACGGTTACTTAGCTTTTAAAAATTGGCAACTAGTGAGCCCATTTAGCGATAGAATTTTACACAACATTAACAATACAGGCATTTTCCATAATTTTCATAGATCAAAGCTGTTTGCCTTAGGTTTTCTGGCTATTTCATTATTAGGAGCAAAAGGAAGAAAAGATGAAAAATTAAAATACAAAATGGCTTTGTATTATATACTGATAGGATTACTACTATACTTTATCAGTTGCATTTTATTTTTAAACTTTGATCAAGGTGAGTGCCTAATTATATTGTACATGATAATAACATCTACTGGTTACTTAATGATTCTCTCTGGTGGCACGCTCCTATCTCGTATTATCAAAAGAAAATTAAACAATAAAGATATCTTCAATAAAGAAAATGAAACATTCCCACAAGAGGAACGCTTAATTGAAAACGAATACTCCGTTAATTTACCAGCTCGATATCATTTAAAAGATAAAGTACGAAACAGTTGGATTAATATTATCAATCCTTTTCGTGCTCTAATGGTCCTTGGAACACCTGGTTCTGGTAAATCTTATTTTGTTATCCGACATGTTATTACCCAGCATATCAAAAAAGGATTCAGCATGTTTGTCTATGATTTTAAATTCGATGACTTAACCATTATAACCTATAATACTTGGCTAAAATACAAACACCTTTATGGAGTTGAACCTAAGTTTTACATCATCAATTTTGACGATCTGAGTCGCACACACAGGTGCAATCCTTTAGATCCTAACTCCATGACCGACATAACTGATGCGACGGAATCGGCACGTACTATTTTACTCGGACTCAACAGGGAATGGATTAAAAAACAAGGAGATTTTTTTGTAGAATCCCCCATCAATTTTCTAACTGCCATCATATGGTATCTGCGTAAATATAATGATGGGGAATTTTGCACTTTGCCACATGTTATAGAGCTCATGCAGATGGATTACGCTGGTCTTTTCACACTACTCAGAACAGAAAAAGAAATCGAAGTGCTCATCAATCCATTTGTCAGCGCCTATCTCGAAAATGTTATGGATCAGCTTGAAGGACAAGTTGCCTCTGCCAAAATTTCCATGGCAAGGCTTTCCTCCGCTCAACTTTACTATGTTCTTTCAGGAAATGACTTTACGTTAGACATTAATAATCCTTTGGAACCCAAAATTGTATGCATGGGAAACAACCCGCAGAAAATACAAACTTATGGAGCCGTTTTATCTCTTTATGTAAGTCGATTAATCAAGCAAGTCAACCAAAAGGAAAAACTGAAAAGCAGTTTAATATTTGATGAATTTCCTACAATATACCTCAACAATATGGATAGTTTAATTGCTACGGCGAGAAGCAATAAAGTGGCAACCTGTTTAGGAATTCAGGACTTTAGCCAACTAAGAAAAGATTATGGTCGTGAACAGGCAGATGTGATATTAAATATTACAGGAAACATTATAAGTGGTCAGGTTACAGGAGATACTGCCAAACAGCTCTCTGAGCGTTTTGGAAAAATTATGCAGGATCGAGAAAGCCTTTCCATTAATAGTACAGACACTTCTATAAGTCGTTCCAAACAATTGGAATCTGCCGTCCCTGCATCAAAAATTTCTTCACTTAGTTCAGGAGAATTCGTAGGTATAGTTGCAGATAATCCAGATTGTAAAATAGAACTTAAAACGTTTCATTCTGAAATTATAAATGATCATGAGTTGCTAAAAAAAGAGCACGATGTCTATCAGGAAATTGCTCCTATTCGTAAAATTGACAATGCCATGGTACAGCGAAATTATCTACAGATCAAACAGGATATTCAGGATATTGTACATGCCGAAATGGAACGATTACTGAGTAATCCAAGTCTATTGCACTTGATATTAAAAAAAGACAATTCTAACTAG